A window of Paremcibacter congregatus contains these coding sequences:
- a CDS encoding zinc-dependent metalloprotease translates to MTIKTSSASVLAGILALSVSSFALPAMADQDQTGAFVVQDGETAPEENIMDSAKPGDTASDDTADKKDKDKALADFVEDKEKIEGLFTFYRDKEKGELFMEISEDQLNQEFIYFIYVHNGVTGVPGLAFRGATGNNQVFSLAKHYNRIDFIEENTNFYYNPENPISRSADANVSSAVLATAEIKATSADKKRFLIPVDKMFLSEALTQLTPDKRPGDKDAGKYGPGKLSSSKSKITDINNYPENSDVIVDYVFDDSKAMPDRDNIGGLPRNGKLTLQHSFIQMPKNDFKPRLDDPRVGYFFQRATDMISHSATPYRDVIDRWSLVKKNPEAALSEPVEPIVYWIENTTPVEYRDTIRDALLTWNEAFEKAGFKDAIQVKIQPDDADWDAGDIRYNVLRWTASPRPRFGGYGPHFVNPRTGQVLGADIMLEQVFVTNRVHYSGLFETTALGLGDDSYTAFAPEQEFMTCSMGHQVQMAAQFGRSVLTSKGATEVEKNELVKQGLYYLTLHEVGHTLGLNHNMKATQLHAYKDIHDTDLTSKVGLAGSVMDYPAINIAGKGKPQGQFYTMKPGPYDLWAIEFGYSPDLEDPAKRRALLERSGEPALAFGNDADDMRAPGKAIDPRVMIGDMSGDAIAFAAHEIALSEDTLSTLLEKYDETGQSWHELRDAFFILSGAKGRAGGVISRYIGGVYVDRAFVGQDTVAKAPYVPVSKADQKRAMGLLRAEIFAPDAFAYPAELISHLQPQRRGFDFRSKGEDPKMHGRILKIQEGILSHLTHKDVLQRITDSGLYGNDYSVAEMMGELTDAIFEADLKGDVNSYRQNLQVSYIKRLVGIVKNKAISHQAHAAAFANLNRVSDWMAKSRRGGSDTRAHRDFLKYTIDQALYPAKS, encoded by the coding sequence ATGACAATAAAAACAAGTTCAGCGTCCGTACTCGCGGGGATTTTAGCGTTAAGTGTATCCAGCTTCGCCCTTCCGGCGATGGCGGATCAGGATCAGACGGGTGCTTTTGTGGTTCAGGACGGGGAAACCGCGCCTGAAGAGAATATCATGGACAGCGCAAAGCCGGGCGATACAGCATCAGACGACACGGCTGACAAAAAAGATAAAGACAAGGCGCTTGCCGATTTTGTTGAGGATAAGGAAAAGATCGAAGGTCTGTTCACCTTTTACCGTGATAAGGAAAAAGGCGAATTATTTATGGAAATCAGCGAAGACCAGCTGAACCAGGAATTCATCTATTTCATTTATGTTCATAATGGCGTGACCGGAGTGCCGGGTCTGGCGTTCCGTGGCGCGACCGGAAATAACCAGGTTTTCTCTCTCGCCAAACATTATAACCGCATTGATTTTATTGAGGAAAACACCAACTTCTATTACAATCCGGAAAACCCGATCAGCCGCTCTGCTGACGCCAATGTGTCTTCCGCCGTTTTGGCGACGGCCGAGATCAAAGCCACCAGCGCGGATAAGAAGCGCTTTCTTATTCCGGTGGATAAAATGTTTCTGAGCGAAGCCCTGACCCAGCTGACCCCGGACAAACGTCCCGGCGACAAGGATGCCGGCAAATATGGCCCGGGCAAGCTGAGCAGCAGCAAGTCGAAAATCACCGATATCAACAATTATCCGGAAAATTCCGATGTGATTGTTGATTACGTCTTTGATGATTCGAAGGCCATGCCGGACCGCGATAATATCGGCGGCCTGCCCCGCAATGGCAAGCTGACCCTGCAGCACAGCTTCATCCAGATGCCGAAAAATGATTTCAAACCCCGCCTTGACGATCCGCGGGTCGGCTATTTCTTCCAGCGCGCCACCGATATGATCAGCCATAGCGCCACCCCCTACCGGGATGTGATTGATCGCTGGAGCCTGGTGAAGAAAAATCCCGAAGCCGCGCTGTCAGAGCCGGTGGAGCCGATCGTATACTGGATCGAGAACACAACACCGGTGGAATATCGCGACACCATCCGCGATGCGCTGCTGACCTGGAACGAGGCATTCGAGAAGGCCGGTTTCAAGGACGCCATTCAGGTGAAGATCCAGCCCGATGACGCCGATTGGGATGCGGGGGATATCCGCTATAATGTCCTGCGCTGGACAGCGTCGCCGCGGCCGCGCTTCGGCGGGTATGGGCCGCATTTCGTTAACCCGCGCACCGGTCAGGTGCTCGGCGCCGATATCATGCTGGAACAGGTCTTTGTCACCAACCGGGTGCATTACAGTGGCTTGTTTGAGACGACGGCGCTCGGACTGGGCGACGACAGCTATACCGCCTTTGCGCCAGAGCAGGAGTTTATGACCTGCAGCATGGGCCATCAGGTGCAGATGGCGGCCCAATTCGGGCGTTCTGTTCTGACCAGCAAAGGCGCTACTGAGGTGGAGAAAAACGAGCTTGTCAAACAAGGGCTCTACTATCTGACCCTGCATGAGGTGGGGCATACCCTGGGCCTCAATCACAATATGAAGGCGACCCAGCTTCATGCATACAAGGACATTCATGATACAGACCTGACCAGCAAGGTTGGTCTGGCAGGATCGGTGATGGATTATCCGGCGATCAATATTGCCGGCAAAGGAAAACCCCAGGGGCAGTTCTATACCATGAAGCCGGGTCCCTATGATCTTTGGGCGATCGAATTCGGTTATTCACCGGATCTGGAAGACCCGGCCAAGCGGCGGGCCCTGCTGGAACGCTCTGGCGAGCCGGCGCTGGCGTTTGGCAATGATGCCGATGACATGCGGGCCCCGGGGAAAGCGATTGATCCGCGGGTGATGATCGGGGATATGTCCGGGGATGCGATTGCCTTCGCCGCCCATGAAATAGCCCTGTCGGAAGACACACTGTCGACCTTGCTGGAAAAATACGATGAAACGGGACAGTCCTGGCATGAATTGCGCGATGCTTTCTTTATCCTGAGCGGGGCCAAGGGGCGCGCCGGGGGCGTGATTTCCCGCTATATTGGCGGGGTCTATGTGGATCGGGCTTTTGTGGGCCAGGACACCGTCGCCAAGGCGCCTTATGTGCCGGTGTCAAAAGCCGATCAGAAGCGGGCAATGGGGCTGTTGCGGGCTGAAATTTTCGCCCCTGACGCCTTTGCTTACCCGGCAGAGCTGATCAGTCACCTGCAGCCGCAACGTCGCGGCTTTGATTTCCGCAGCAAGGGCGAAGATCCGAAAATGCATGGGCGTATTCTGAAAATTCAGGAAGGCATTCTATCGCATCTCACCCATAAGGATGTTTTGCAGAGAATCACCGACAGCGGGTTATATGGCAACGACTATTCCGTTGCCGAGATGATGGGTGAATTGACCGATGCAATTTTTGAGGCTGACCTGAAAGGTGATGTGAACAGCTATCGTCAGAATCTGCAGGTGTCCTACATCAAGCGTTTGGTCGGAATAGTGAAAAACAAAGCGATTTCACATCAGGCCCATGCGGCGGCGTTTGCCAA